ACTGAAGCTCCTCATCCGGAACGGCTTTCCAGATCAGTCCCCAGTCGGCGGCCGTATCCGCGTTCAGCGGCTCTCCCGTCATGGCGAGTGCCTTCGCCCGTGCTTCTCCGATCAGGCGGGGAAGCAACCAGGTGCCACCGGAATCCGGCACCAGTCCGATCTTGGAAAACGCCTGGATGAAGCGCGCGGACCGGGCTGCCAGAACGATGTCACAGGCAAGCGCGATATTTGCACCGGCACCGGCAGCCACGCCATTGACGGCACAGATGACCGGTTTTTCAAGCGCCCGGATCTGCCGCACAAGGGGGTTGTAGAGCGTTTCCAGCGTCACGCCGAGATCCGGCGCTTCGCTGCCGTCACGCATGTCCCGGTCGGACAGGTCCTGCCCGGCGCAAAAAGCCCGGCCGGCGCCGGTCAGAAGCACAGCGCGAATATCGGCAGTCTCAGCCGCGACTTTGAGCTGCCCGCGCAAGGCGAGGTGCATCTCTTCGTTGAAGGCGTTGAGACGGTCCGGCCGATTGAGGGTGATACGCAAAAATCCGTCCTGTTTTTCCGCCAGAACAGTCTCCGCAGTCGCCATACGCTCCTCCCAAAGCATCACAGTTTGACTCAAAATAGGTCAACTCTTGTGACATTAATGCACGCCGTCTGACTTTGGTCAAAGACAGTTTGGGCCAAATTGGTTCGGTTGCCACGCACTTGTGGATTGAGGAAAAAGATTGCGGCCCGGTTTCAACGGCAAATGCGCACTTTTTCAGAAAAGAGAGCTACGCGGATTCAGCGGATATTTACTTTAATCGCGAATAGTTAGCGTGGTATCGGCCAGCGTTAGGGCGCCATGTTTACTCGTAAAGCCTCACTTGAAAATTATTCTCTCGACGTTCCTCTTGAATTGGAAGAGGGACCGCCTCCCGTTGCCTATCGGCGCGTTCTGCAGGTTCTTTCCCTCAGTGCGGCAGCATTCCTGGCATGGTCTGCCTTCGGCCAGGTGCGGGAAGTTGCCAGTGCGACCGGCGAGATCGTACCGGCAGGCAAGGTTCAAACCGTCGGCCACCTGGAAGGCGGCATCGTTGCCGAAGTCCTGGTGCAGGAAGGGCAACTTGTTACGAAAGACACACCTCTGGTCCGCCTGCAGGAAACAGCAACCTCCAGTGATCTGGAACGGGTGCAGACACGTTTGCGGTTCCTGGCAACAGAAGAACAGCGCCTCACCGGCGATACGTCGGGGGATGGGGCTAATGGATTGCGGCTCACCGGCGGGGCTGTTTTCAGCGAAGCCCAGCAGGCGGCGTTTGACGCGCAGCGCAAGGCCGCTGAACAGGAGCAGCAGGCGCTAAAGGCCCGGATCAACGAGAAACAGGCTGAACTTGCCAGCATTGTTGAACGTATTGCGCTGCAGCGGACGCAGGTCGAAATCGAGCAGGAAAAGTTCAACATCCAGGAATCGCTTTACGACCAGGGCTATACGTCGAAGCGGCGGTTTCTGGACGCCAAGTCGTCGCTTCAGAATGCGCAGAGCCAATTGAGCGAGTTGAATGGCTTCAAGGGTCGTGCGCAGGCGCAGTTGATGGAAGCGGAAGCGAGCCTTGAGCGCTCGATCGCCGTACTTCAGGAAGAACTGGCCGAAGAACGTAGCCGGGTGGCGCAGGAGCGCAGCGAACTGGCCTTCGAAGCGGAAAAACAGCGTGACCGGTTCGACAGGCTTTATGTGCGCGCGCCGGTGGCAGGTCATATCAAGGCGCTTTACCTCAAAGGGGCCGGCAGCGTACTGGCACCCGGCGACGTGGTTGCC
This genomic interval from Labrenzia sp. VG12 contains the following:
- the paaG gene encoding 2-(1,2-epoxy-1,2-dihydrophenyl)acetyl-CoA isomerase PaaG; protein product: MATAETVLAEKQDGFLRITLNRPDRLNAFNEEMHLALRGQLKVAAETADIRAVLLTGAGRAFCAGQDLSDRDMRDGSEAPDLGVTLETLYNPLVRQIRALEKPVICAVNGVAAGAGANIALACDIVLAARSARFIQAFSKIGLVPDSGGTWLLPRLIGEARAKALAMTGEPLNADTAADWGLIWKAVPDEELQSEAQSLASRLASGATKGLAATKKLIQDAADQPLDRQLDDERDAQRLAGRSSDYKEGVSAFLEKRPARFTGT
- a CDS encoding HlyD family type I secretion periplasmic adaptor subunit, translated to MFTRKASLENYSLDVPLELEEGPPPVAYRRVLQVLSLSAAAFLAWSAFGQVREVASATGEIVPAGKVQTVGHLEGGIVAEVLVQEGQLVTKDTPLVRLQETATSSDLERVQTRLRFLATEEQRLTGDTSGDGANGLRLTGGAVFSEAQQAAFDAQRKAAEQEQQALKARINEKQAELASIVERIALQRTQVEIEQEKFNIQESLYDQGYTSKRRFLDAKSSLQNAQSQLSELNGFKGRAQAQLMEAEASLERSIAVLQEELAEERSRVAQERSELAFEAEKQRDRFDRLYVRAPVAGHIKALYLKGAGSVLAPGDVVAEVVPSDSDLVAEVRVSPRDIGHVEVGDEAEIHITTFDPNIEGTIKGEVSVISASSFRDEYGNYYFKATIPLASNTIGQGARAETISPGMVVDAKIVTGSKSVLQYMLKPVTRAIGDPLSER